The following proteins are co-located in the Streptomyces bottropensis ATCC 25435 genome:
- a CDS encoding SpoIIE family protein phosphatase, translating into MRSRKVTHGDTPAYALDGAATARAAMDGEGTIVEWNEGARRLLGWPAAEVVGRPAEELLAPGDPLLPPPPGSRSWSGTLTLRHRDGRAVTAWLLAHQQGSKNGDGDGNWLVLCPLDDPGPLGRDDPLAAAVMFQSPCAMAVFDDRLRLRGINEVMADAVGMPEDNLRGLHMSEIIGGRQGEKLEGHLREVLAGGRRKDVQTFLRAADENRAHAWSAAIAPLLDDAGVPIGVCVTGHDITEQYLARQRLQLVNEASIRIGTTLDVARTAQELADVCVPVLADFVSVDLMQSLDHGDEPHEGPLSAPFTLRRAAHRSVTPGCPEAVVEVGRTDVYPATSPQAASLSVGHTVVAADPANTLADWLAWDPLRSARVKELGVHTTMSVPIRARGTTLGVAVLTRFKRLDPYTADDELLAEEVTARAAVCIDNARRYSRERETALALQRSLLPQTLPRMPALEAASRYLPAAQAGVGGDWFDVIPLSGMRVAMVVGDVVGHGVQASATMGRLRTAVRTLADVDLAPDELLTHLDDLVVRLSAEAGSEGVTGEVGATCLYAVYDPVTRRCTFARAGHPPPVVLDPDGRPMEVEVPSGQPLGLGGLPFESAELELPEGTVIALYTDGLIETRDRDIDAGQELLAEALSGRTGSLDDICQGVVHSLLPANGAPDDVALLLARTRGLQAAQVATWSIPADPAFVARTRQYVLTQMALWGISESAFTAELVVSELVTNAIRHGVPPIQLRLIHDDTTLICEVSDGSGTAPHLRRAKTFDEGGRGLLLVAQLTQRWGNRHTEDGKTIWAELTLSEE; encoded by the coding sequence ATGAGGAGCCGCAAGGTAACGCACGGTGACACTCCTGCGTATGCCCTGGACGGTGCCGCCACGGCACGGGCGGCCATGGACGGCGAGGGCACGATCGTCGAGTGGAACGAAGGCGCGAGACGCCTGTTGGGCTGGCCCGCGGCGGAGGTCGTGGGACGCCCCGCCGAGGAGCTGCTGGCCCCGGGCGACCCTCTCCTGCCACCCCCGCCGGGCAGTCGCAGCTGGAGCGGAACGCTCACCTTGCGTCACCGTGACGGCCGCGCGGTGACCGCGTGGCTGCTCGCCCACCAACAGGGCTCGAAGAACGGCGACGGCGACGGCAACTGGCTGGTTCTGTGTCCGCTGGACGATCCCGGCCCGCTGGGGCGGGACGATCCGCTCGCGGCGGCCGTCATGTTCCAGTCACCGTGCGCCATGGCCGTCTTCGACGACCGGCTGAGGCTGCGCGGCATCAACGAAGTGATGGCGGACGCGGTGGGGATGCCCGAGGACAACCTCCGGGGCCTGCACATGTCCGAGATCATCGGCGGGCGCCAGGGCGAGAAACTGGAGGGCCACCTGCGCGAGGTGCTCGCCGGCGGCCGGCGCAAGGACGTGCAGACCTTCCTGCGGGCCGCCGACGAGAACCGCGCCCACGCCTGGTCGGCCGCCATCGCCCCGCTCCTGGACGACGCCGGCGTACCCATCGGGGTCTGTGTCACCGGGCACGACATCACCGAGCAGTACCTGGCACGACAGCGGCTGCAGCTGGTGAACGAGGCGAGCATCCGCATCGGCACCACCCTCGACGTGGCGCGCACCGCCCAGGAGCTGGCCGACGTCTGTGTCCCGGTCCTCGCCGACTTCGTGAGCGTCGACCTCATGCAGTCCCTCGACCACGGCGACGAACCGCACGAGGGCCCGCTCTCCGCACCCTTCACGCTGCGCCGCGCCGCCCACCGGTCGGTCACTCCGGGCTGCCCCGAGGCGGTGGTCGAGGTGGGCCGCACCGACGTCTACCCGGCCACCTCACCACAGGCGGCCTCCCTGTCCGTCGGCCACACCGTCGTGGCGGCCGACCCGGCGAACACCCTGGCGGACTGGCTCGCCTGGGACCCCCTGCGCAGCGCGCGGGTCAAGGAGCTGGGCGTCCACACCACCATGTCGGTACCGATCCGGGCCCGCGGCACGACCCTCGGCGTCGCCGTGCTGACCCGCTTCAAGCGACTCGACCCCTACACCGCCGACGACGAACTGCTCGCCGAGGAGGTGACGGCCCGGGCCGCCGTCTGCATCGACAACGCCCGCCGCTACTCCCGCGAGCGCGAGACCGCCCTCGCCCTCCAGCGCAGCCTCCTCCCCCAGACGCTCCCCCGCATGCCCGCCCTGGAGGCGGCCTCCCGGTACCTCCCGGCGGCCCAGGCCGGGGTCGGCGGCGACTGGTTCGACGTCATCCCGCTGTCCGGGATGCGGGTCGCCATGGTCGTCGGTGACGTCGTCGGCCACGGCGTGCAGGCCTCCGCCACCATGGGCCGCCTGCGCACGGCCGTCCGCACCCTCGCCGACGTCGACCTCGCCCCCGACGAACTCCTCACCCACCTCGACGACCTCGTCGTACGGCTCTCCGCGGAGGCCGGCAGCGAGGGGGTGACCGGCGAGGTGGGGGCCACCTGCCTGTACGCCGTCTACGACCCGGTGACCCGCCGCTGCACCTTCGCCCGCGCCGGGCACCCGCCGCCGGTCGTGCTCGACCCGGACGGCCGCCCGATGGAGGTGGAAGTGCCGTCGGGACAGCCCCTGGGCCTCGGCGGACTGCCCTTCGAGTCCGCCGAACTCGAACTGCCCGAGGGAACCGTCATCGCCCTCTACACCGACGGGCTGATCGAGACCCGCGACCGGGACATCGACGCCGGTCAGGAGCTGCTGGCCGAGGCGCTCTCCGGCCGCACGGGCTCGCTGGACGACATCTGCCAGGGTGTCGTGCACTCCCTGCTGCCCGCGAACGGCGCCCCCGACGACGTGGCCCTGCTGCTGGCCCGTACGCGCGGACTGCAGGCGGCACAGGTCGCGACCTGGTCGATACCCGCCGACCCCGCGTTCGTCGCCCGCACCCGCCAGTACGTGCTGACGCAGATGGCACTGTGGGGCATCAGCGAGTCGGCGTTCACGGCGGAACTGGTGGTGAGCGAGCTGGTCACCAACGCCATCCGGCACGGCGTCCCGCCCATCCAGCTGCGCCTGATCCACGACGACACCACCCTGATCTGCGAGGTGTCGGACGGCAGCGGCACCGCCCCGCACCTGCGCCGCGCCAAGACCTTCGACGAGGGCGGGCGCGGTCTGCTGCTGGTGGCCCAGCTGACCCAGCGCTGGGGCAACCGGCACACCGAGGACGGAAAGACGATCTGGGCGGAGCTGACCCTTTCCGAGGAGTGA
- a CDS encoding SLC13 family permease, with protein sequence MNAALAEVLSVVLLVVVLGSAVARPFGLPEAVVAVPAAGLVVAVGAVSLDHARAEAELLGPVLGFLAAVLVLAKLCDDEGLFQACGAWMARASAGRPRRLLGSTFVLASGITAVLSLDATVVLLTPVVFATVARLGARPKPHVYATAHLSNTASLLLPVSNLTNLLAFTASGLTFTRFALLMAAPWAVAVAAEYVIFRRFFAADLDVVAPAPQKPVEAPQLPMFALVTVLCTLAGFVLTSVLGIEPVWAALAGAVVLSVRALVRRTTGPIALLRSVSLPFLAFVLALGIVVRAVVDNGLADALGRVMPSGGGLLALLGVAALAALLSNVINNLPAVLVLVPLAAPLGTGAVLAVLLGVNIGPNLTYAGSLATLLWRRIVHQHEHDVDLGEFTRLGLLTVPAALLSSVVALWLSLLAFGG encoded by the coding sequence GTGAACGCCGCCCTCGCCGAGGTCCTGTCCGTCGTCCTGCTCGTCGTCGTCCTCGGCAGCGCGGTCGCCCGCCCGTTCGGGCTGCCGGAGGCCGTGGTCGCGGTCCCGGCCGCCGGTCTCGTCGTCGCCGTGGGGGCCGTCTCCCTCGACCACGCCCGCGCCGAGGCCGAACTGCTGGGCCCGGTGCTCGGCTTCCTGGCCGCCGTGCTCGTGCTCGCCAAGCTCTGCGACGACGAGGGACTCTTCCAGGCGTGCGGAGCGTGGATGGCACGCGCCTCGGCGGGCCGGCCCCGGCGGCTGCTGGGCTCGACGTTCGTGCTGGCCTCCGGCATCACGGCGGTGCTCAGCCTGGACGCCACGGTCGTGCTGCTCACCCCGGTGGTGTTCGCGACGGTCGCCCGGCTCGGCGCCCGCCCCAAACCCCATGTGTACGCCACCGCGCATCTGTCGAACACGGCCTCGCTGCTGCTGCCCGTCTCCAACCTCACCAACCTGCTGGCGTTCACGGCGAGCGGGCTGACCTTCACCCGGTTCGCGCTGCTGATGGCGGCGCCGTGGGCGGTGGCCGTGGCCGCCGAGTACGTGATCTTCCGCAGGTTCTTCGCGGCCGACCTGGATGTCGTGGCGCCCGCGCCCCAGAAGCCGGTCGAGGCGCCCCAGCTGCCGATGTTCGCGCTGGTCACCGTCCTGTGCACGCTCGCCGGGTTCGTGCTGACGTCCGTGCTCGGGATCGAGCCCGTGTGGGCGGCGCTGGCCGGGGCCGTGGTGCTGTCGGTCCGCGCGCTCGTGCGCCGCACCACCGGCCCCATCGCGCTGCTGCGGTCCGTCTCGCTGCCCTTCCTCGCGTTCGTGCTGGCGCTCGGCATCGTGGTGCGCGCGGTGGTCGACAACGGCCTCGCCGACGCGCTCGGCCGCGTGATGCCGTCCGGCGGCGGTCTGCTCGCCCTCCTCGGCGTCGCCGCCCTCGCCGCCCTGCTCTCCAACGTGATCAACAATCTGCCGGCGGTCCTGGTCCTGGTCCCCCTCGCCGCCCCGCTCGGCACGGGCGCCGTCCTCGCCGTGCTCCTCGGCGTCAACATCGGCCCGAACCTGACCTACGCCGGTTCCCTGGCGACCCTGCTGTGGCGTCGCATCGTCCACCAGCACGAGCACGACGTGGACCTCGGCGAGTTCACCCGCCTGGGCCTGCTCACCGTCCCGGCCGCACTGCTCTCCTCGGTGGTGGCGCTGTGGCTGTCGCTGCTCGCCTTCGGAGGCTGA
- a CDS encoding helix-turn-helix domain-containing protein, with product MPVRAEDLSGTAAPADPSPPPGQMIVGRFDQRPPYAVHRPRGADSWLFTWTTGGAGLLRQGTARTCATPGDLVVLGPGVPQRYAVGPGAGHWAFWWVHCQPRASWTAWLRPYESGDRLYAMPSAPDGIRERVEAAFRRMLADARWTGDGAPPAPAPPGDEHTDVAVAHGTAARELALCSLEEVVLLTAARSESRPSGADPRIRRAEDLIAADPGAPHTVRSLAESVALSPSRFAHLFTEQLGHSPMRALGHARLRHAARLLEATELTVERVAAASGFGSPFHFSRVFRRRYGVPPGEYRQQLRDGR from the coding sequence ATGCCTGTGCGTGCTGAGGACCTGTCTGGAACTGCTGCGCCCGCCGACCCGTCGCCTCCGCCGGGCCAGATGATCGTCGGCCGCTTCGACCAGCGGCCGCCGTACGCGGTGCACCGGCCGCGCGGCGCGGACAGCTGGCTGTTCACCTGGACCACGGGGGGCGCGGGACTGCTGCGGCAGGGCACCGCACGGACGTGTGCGACGCCGGGCGACCTGGTGGTCCTCGGCCCGGGAGTGCCCCAGCGCTACGCGGTCGGGCCCGGCGCCGGGCACTGGGCGTTCTGGTGGGTCCACTGCCAGCCGCGAGCGTCCTGGACGGCCTGGCTGCGGCCGTACGAGTCCGGCGACCGGCTGTACGCGATGCCGTCGGCCCCCGACGGCATCCGTGAACGTGTGGAGGCGGCCTTCCGCCGGATGCTCGCCGACGCCCGCTGGACCGGCGACGGCGCACCGCCCGCACCCGCACCCCCGGGCGACGAGCACACCGACGTCGCGGTGGCGCACGGCACGGCGGCCCGCGAACTCGCCCTGTGCTCCCTGGAGGAGGTGGTGCTGCTCACCGCCGCCCGGTCCGAGTCCCGCCCGTCGGGGGCGGATCCGCGGATCCGCCGGGCGGAGGACCTGATCGCCGCCGACCCCGGAGCGCCGCACACCGTCCGTTCCCTCGCCGAGAGCGTCGCCCTCTCCCCGTCCCGGTTCGCGCACCTGTTCACCGAGCAGCTGGGGCACTCCCCGATGCGCGCCCTGGGCCACGCCCGTCTGCGCCACGCCGCCCGTCTCCTGGAGGCCACCGAACTGACCGTGGAGCGCGTGGCCGCCGCCTCCGGGTTCGGCAGCCCGTTCCACTTCAGCAGGGTGTTCCGCCGGCGCTACGGGGTGCCGCCGGGGGAGTACCGGCAGCAGCTGCGTGACGGCCGCTGA
- a CDS encoding phytanoyl-CoA dioxygenase family protein: MAATGRAEFEENGFLVARGLFSSAEIEELCDRFTALREGGPIPGHFRPRTPAADGPADPLDTHPRVMHPHRIDELSLRVLLDARLRVILEGLLGEEVLAAQSMFYFKPPGARGQALHQDNFYLRVEPGTCVAAWIACDVIDRANGGLEVVPGTHRMDLFCPEVADAEVSFVREYVPPPPGLSAVPVDMAPGDVLFFNGSLVHGSQPNRTTDRFRRSFIGHYVGRSTERIGRYYDVLTMTGAPVPLAESEGAGPCGTEFAPMGAH; encoded by the coding sequence ATGGCAGCCACGGGCAGGGCGGAGTTCGAGGAGAACGGCTTTCTGGTGGCGCGGGGGCTGTTCTCGTCCGCCGAGATCGAGGAGCTGTGCGACCGGTTCACGGCCCTGCGGGAGGGCGGGCCGATCCCGGGGCACTTCCGGCCGAGGACGCCCGCGGCGGACGGCCCGGCCGACCCGCTGGACACCCACCCCCGGGTGATGCACCCGCACCGCATCGACGAGCTGTCGCTGCGGGTGCTCCTGGACGCACGGCTGCGGGTCATTCTCGAAGGGCTGCTGGGGGAAGAGGTCCTGGCGGCGCAGAGCATGTTCTATTTCAAGCCGCCGGGGGCCCGGGGGCAGGCGCTGCACCAGGACAACTTCTATCTGCGGGTCGAGCCGGGGACCTGTGTGGCGGCCTGGATCGCCTGCGATGTGATCGACCGGGCCAACGGCGGTCTGGAGGTCGTGCCGGGGACGCACCGCATGGATCTGTTCTGCCCCGAGGTGGCGGACGCGGAGGTCTCGTTCGTCCGCGAGTACGTCCCGCCGCCGCCCGGTCTGTCCGCCGTGCCGGTCGACATGGCCCCGGGCGACGTCCTCTTCTTCAACGGAAGCCTCGTCCACGGCTCCCAGCCCAATCGCACCACCGACCGCTTCCGGCGCTCCTTCATCGGCCACTACGTGGGCCGCTCCACCGAACGCATCGGCCGCTACTACGACGTGCTGACGATGACGGGTGCCCCGGTGCCGCTGGCGGAGAGCGAGGGGGCGGGCCCGTGCGGCACGGAGTTCGCGCCGATGGGCGCCCACTGA
- a CDS encoding response regulator: MTAPDGTPLRVLIVDDHRVVRAGLRALLGGEPGFDVVGETGDGEEGVRLAVRLGPDVVLMDLRLTGDRTPGRRLDGLDATRRITAEAPGSRVVVLTGSGTQGDVVRAMEAGARGYVLKAGPPEELFRAVRAAAAGGMGLAPEAAGHLAGHLADPGAALSDREIEVVRLLALGRSNRAIAAALHLTEATIKTHLVRVYRKLGTENRASTVSEAVRRGLLELG, translated from the coding sequence GTGACCGCCCCGGACGGCACCCCGCTGCGCGTCCTGATCGTGGACGACCACAGGGTCGTACGGGCGGGCCTGCGCGCCCTTCTCGGCGGTGAGCCCGGCTTCGACGTCGTCGGTGAGACCGGCGACGGCGAGGAGGGCGTACGGCTGGCCGTGCGGCTCGGCCCCGACGTGGTGCTGATGGACCTCCGCCTGACCGGCGACAGGACCCCCGGCCGCCGGCTCGACGGGCTGGACGCGACCCGGCGCATCACCGCCGAGGCCCCCGGCAGCAGGGTCGTCGTCCTCACCGGCTCCGGCACCCAGGGCGATGTCGTACGGGCCATGGAGGCCGGCGCCCGCGGCTACGTCCTCAAGGCGGGCCCGCCCGAGGAACTGTTCCGGGCCGTGCGCGCCGCGGCGGCCGGCGGCATGGGACTCGCTCCCGAGGCCGCCGGACACCTCGCCGGGCACCTGGCCGATCCGGGCGCCGCCCTGAGCGACCGGGAGATCGAGGTCGTACGGCTGCTGGCGCTGGGCCGCAGCAACCGGGCCATCGCCGCCGCCCTCCACCTCACCGAGGCCACGATCAAGACCCATCTGGTCCGTGTCTACCGCAAGCTCGGCACCGAGAACCGGGCGAGCACGGTGTCCGAGGCGGTCCGGCGGGGGCTGCTCGAACTGGGCTGA
- a CDS encoding sensor histidine kinase, whose translation MPAIAAPAVPHRGPLPVRRLPDLLFLTVVVGGVVRLVDLNSALCWELVPLIVLLAAGYVAGPALRDRLGRWGRPVWFGALLALWCLVSWEMPTPAATAYTWLALPLAILALRMFTGPAALAVVGVLTVPLVVLIARTTGTVHPEQLLPPTAALWATVALYRAQQRLLGELRSTRAELARGQREAGRLAERARIARDLHDTLAQELAGSRMLLQAADRDWDRRPDLARAQVRTVVDALDTNLAETRTIISDLTPPALEHDDLSTALRTLCTRTTATPSRVVFRTEGEPGDLPHDRAAALLRVAQGLLANACEHARAQHVWVTLDHRDDTTVTVEVRDDGVGFDTRATTAKRCDRGLGLTGGRERLGALGGSLTVRSAPGRGTLARASLPMGSLALAGPAGDR comes from the coding sequence GTGCCCGCCATCGCCGCCCCCGCCGTCCCGCACCGAGGTCCACTGCCGGTTCGACGGCTGCCGGACCTGCTGTTCCTGACCGTGGTCGTCGGCGGAGTCGTCCGCCTCGTCGACCTGAACTCCGCGCTGTGCTGGGAACTGGTCCCGCTCATCGTGCTGTTGGCGGCCGGGTACGTGGCCGGGCCCGCTCTGCGGGACCGGCTCGGCCGGTGGGGCAGGCCTGTGTGGTTCGGCGCGCTGCTGGCGCTGTGGTGCCTGGTCTCCTGGGAGATGCCGACCCCGGCCGCCACCGCCTACACCTGGCTGGCGCTCCCGCTCGCGATCCTCGCCCTGCGCATGTTCACGGGCCCTGCGGCACTCGCCGTCGTCGGCGTGCTCACCGTGCCGCTCGTCGTGCTGATCGCCCGGACCACCGGAACCGTCCATCCCGAACAGCTCCTCCCGCCGACCGCCGCGCTGTGGGCAACGGTCGCCCTCTACCGGGCCCAGCAGCGACTCCTCGGCGAACTGCGGAGCACCCGCGCCGAGTTGGCACGGGGCCAGCGCGAGGCCGGCCGGCTCGCCGAGCGCGCCCGGATCGCCCGCGACCTGCACGACACCCTCGCCCAGGAACTCGCCGGCAGCCGTATGCTCCTCCAGGCCGCCGACCGCGACTGGGACCGCCGCCCCGACCTCGCCAGGGCCCAGGTCCGCACGGTCGTCGACGCACTGGACACCAACCTCGCCGAGACCCGCACCATCATCAGCGACCTCACCCCGCCCGCCCTGGAGCACGACGACCTCTCCACCGCGCTGCGCACTCTCTGCACCCGCACCACGGCCACGCCGTCACGGGTGGTGTTCCGCACCGAGGGCGAGCCGGGCGACCTGCCGCACGACCGGGCCGCCGCCCTGCTCCGCGTCGCCCAGGGCCTGCTCGCCAACGCCTGTGAGCACGCCCGCGCCCAGCACGTCTGGGTCACCCTCGACCACCGCGACGACACGACCGTCACCGTCGAGGTACGGGACGACGGCGTGGGCTTCGACACGAGGGCGACGACGGCGAAGCGGTGCGACCGGGGCCTCGGCCTGACCGGCGGCCGGGAGCGCCTGGGCGCCCTCGGCGGCTCGCTCACCGTCCGCAGCGCACCCGGCCGCGGCACCCTGGCCCGTGCCAGTCTCCCCATGGGCTCCCTCGCCCTGGCCGGCCCGGCGGGCGACCGGTGA
- a CDS encoding MBL fold metallo-hydrolase: protein MTGVRVTHIGGPTTLIEIGGLRLLTDPTFDPPGRRYAFGWGTSSRKTAGPALPAAQLPPVHAVLLTHDHHGDNLDDAGRALLPGAETVLTTPSGARRLGGNARGLAPWDTWQLSAPDGTAVEVTATPARHGPPLSRPIVGEVTGFALGWPGQRHGVLWISGDTVVFEGVREVGRRLTVGTALLHLGGVGFPVTGPLRYTMTAAGAVEVCRLLRPRTVVPVHYEGWSHFREPRAAAERTLAGAPAEVRDAFRWLPPGTATAISV from the coding sequence ATGACCGGCGTCCGCGTCACGCACATAGGCGGCCCGACCACCCTGATCGAGATCGGCGGGCTGCGCCTGCTCACCGACCCGACGTTCGACCCGCCGGGCCGCCGCTACGCCTTCGGCTGGGGCACGTCGTCCCGCAAGACCGCCGGGCCCGCCCTGCCGGCCGCTCAACTGCCCCCGGTGCACGCGGTGCTGCTCACCCACGACCATCACGGCGACAATCTCGACGACGCGGGCCGCGCCCTGCTGCCGGGCGCCGAGACCGTGCTCACCACCCCGTCCGGGGCGCGGCGGCTCGGCGGCAACGCACGCGGGCTCGCCCCCTGGGACACCTGGCAGCTGTCCGCCCCCGACGGCACGGCCGTCGAGGTGACCGCCACCCCCGCCCGGCACGGCCCGCCGCTGTCCCGCCCGATCGTCGGCGAGGTCACCGGCTTCGCCCTCGGCTGGCCGGGCCAGCGGCACGGGGTGCTGTGGATCTCCGGCGACACGGTCGTCTTCGAGGGCGTACGGGAGGTCGGCCGCCGCCTGACCGTGGGCACCGCGCTGCTCCACCTCGGCGGCGTCGGATTCCCCGTCACGGGGCCGCTCCGCTACACGATGACCGCCGCCGGGGCCGTCGAGGTCTGCCGGCTGCTCCGTCCCCGTACCGTCGTGCCCGTGCACTACGAAGGGTGGAGCCACTTCCGCGAGCCCCGGGCGGCGGCCGAGCGGACGCTGGCCGGGGCCCCGGCCGAGGTGCGCGACGCCTTCCGCTGGCTGCCGCCGGGGACGGCGACGGCCATCAGCGTGTGA
- a CDS encoding flavoprotein — protein sequence MTATANTAEARSGQGGKPFLYVVVCAAGIAVEVGKLITVAQERDWEVGVIATPLALDGFFDAAAVEARTGRPIRSAWRRPGDPRPFPPPDAVVVAPATFNTVNKWAAGLADTLAVGTLCEASGLGVPIAVLPCVADALAAHPAYRASLDRLRGMGVRFGDPYAGGAEEGDGRREFHWERALDLLEAGGAGASLTR from the coding sequence GTGACTGCCACCGCGAACACGGCCGAGGCCCGGTCCGGACAGGGCGGAAAACCCTTCCTCTACGTCGTCGTCTGCGCCGCGGGCATCGCGGTGGAGGTCGGCAAGCTGATCACCGTCGCACAGGAGCGCGACTGGGAGGTCGGGGTCATCGCGACACCCCTCGCCCTGGACGGCTTCTTCGACGCGGCGGCGGTCGAGGCACGGACCGGCCGCCCGATCCGCTCCGCCTGGCGCCGGCCGGGCGATCCGCGTCCCTTCCCGCCGCCGGACGCCGTCGTCGTCGCGCCCGCCACCTTCAACACCGTCAACAAATGGGCCGCCGGCCTGGCCGACACCCTCGCGGTCGGCACCCTGTGCGAGGCGTCCGGCCTCGGGGTCCCGATCGCCGTCCTGCCCTGCGTGGCCGACGCGCTCGCGGCCCACCCGGCGTACCGCGCGAGCCTGGACCGGCTGCGCGGCATGGGCGTCCGGTTCGGCGATCCGTACGCGGGCGGGGCCGAGGAGGGCGACGGGCGTCGGGAGTTCCACTGGGAACGCGCGCTGGACCTGCTGGAGGCGGGCGGCGCGGGCGCATCCCTCACACGCTGA
- a CDS encoding amidohydrolase family protein — MCAGSDAPITEPDWRQGVAGMPLRESKAGGRVSGPEQRVELTEALRAYTIHPARQDFAEEGKAPVEVGRVADLCVPDRPPADLDPHVITEVGVDMTVFDGGVVFER, encoded by the coding sequence GTGTGCGCCGGTTCGGACGCGCCGATCACCGAGCCCGACTGGCGGCAGGGCGTCGCCGGGATGCCGCTGCGCGAGTCGAAGGCCGGCGGCCGGGTCAGCGGTCCCGAACAGCGCGTGGAACTCACCGAGGCGCTGCGGGCGTACACCATCCACCCGGCGCGGCAGGACTTCGCCGAGGAGGGGAAGGCGCCCGTGGAGGTGGGCAGGGTGGCCGACCTGTGCGTCCCGGACCGGCCGCCGGCGGACCTCGATCCGCACGTGATCACCGAGGTCGGCGTGGACATGACGGTGTTCGACGGCGGGGTCGTCTTCGAGCGCTGA
- a CDS encoding LLM class flavin-dependent oxidoreductase codes for MSTTPRMLLVLSENWTLTGGRADLPAAVRWAREAEDAGFDSVMVSEHIVLGPDAAADGIMGNPRDYALPGNQDPYTPWPNSLLLLASIASVTERLRLAAAAVLAPLRHPLLMARELGTLDLLSEGRLLVQPTVSWSKDEYDALGVPFGRRGRLLDEHLEVWAKAWGPSPISHVSEHHPFRDVYFEPKAYRPEGPRLWFGGQRLHGPVLRRLVRYGHGFHPLGRPTPDDLDALDEAMTAAGRNAADLEMIGGARAVFPDDHAPADLGAALASIPEQLAQGFTTFCVKPNQFIDDPDGVGAFCKEVMRRVGALTG; via the coding sequence ATGAGCACCACCCCCCGCATGCTGCTGGTCCTCAGCGAGAACTGGACCCTGACGGGCGGTCGGGCCGACCTGCCCGCCGCCGTACGGTGGGCCCGTGAGGCCGAGGACGCCGGGTTCGACTCCGTCATGGTCAGCGAACACATCGTGCTCGGACCCGACGCCGCCGCCGACGGGATCATGGGCAACCCCCGCGACTACGCCCTCCCCGGCAACCAGGACCCCTACACCCCCTGGCCCAACTCCCTTCTCCTCCTCGCCTCCATCGCCTCCGTCACCGAGCGCCTGCGCCTGGCCGCCGCGGCCGTCCTCGCCCCGCTGCGCCACCCCCTGCTGATGGCCCGGGAGCTGGGCACCCTCGATCTGCTCAGTGAGGGACGGCTGCTGGTGCAGCCCACGGTCAGCTGGAGCAAGGACGAGTACGACGCCCTCGGCGTGCCCTTCGGCAGGCGCGGCCGGCTGCTCGACGAGCACCTGGAGGTCTGGGCGAAGGCCTGGGGACCGTCCCCGATCTCCCACGTCAGCGAGCACCACCCCTTCCGGGACGTCTACTTCGAGCCCAAGGCGTACCGCCCCGAGGGCCCGAGGCTGTGGTTCGGCGGGCAGCGCCTGCACGGCCCCGTACTGCGCCGGCTCGTCCGGTACGGCCACGGCTTCCACCCGCTCGGACGGCCCACCCCGGACGACCTCGACGCGCTCGACGAGGCGATGACCGCCGCCGGACGGAACGCCGCCGACCTGGAGATGATCGGCGGCGCCCGGGCGGTCTTCCCCGACGACCACGCCCCGGCGGACCTCGGCGCGGCCCTCGCCTCGATACCGGAACAGCTGGCCCAGGGCTTCACGACCTTCTGCGTCAAGCCGAACCAGTTCATCGACGACCCCGACGGCGTGGGCGCCTTCTGCAAGGAGGTCATGCGCCGGGTGGGGGCGCTGACGGGATGA
- a CDS encoding MarR family winged helix-turn-helix transcriptional regulator — translation MPGQRSITEAEKLAAAKLGDFSVRRDQMAAVANIYRAASAVRQHLENSVLRGSDLTWTAFVVLWVVWVWGESETRHVAEEAGISKGTLTGVARTLESRGLVRRTAHPTDGRLVLLALTDQGEELMRRVFPAFNEEEAFVTGQLSDTECRSLAEGLRSVVLQVEEHGEERRRTLLNGAEPAPRRSGRRPKA, via the coding sequence GTGCCCGGCCAGCGATCCATCACCGAAGCCGAGAAGCTCGCCGCGGCGAAACTGGGGGACTTCTCCGTCCGCCGGGACCAGATGGCGGCGGTGGCGAACATCTACCGGGCCGCCTCCGCGGTGCGGCAGCACCTGGAGAACTCCGTGCTGCGCGGCTCCGACCTGACGTGGACGGCCTTCGTGGTGCTGTGGGTCGTGTGGGTGTGGGGCGAGTCCGAGACCCGGCACGTGGCCGAGGAGGCGGGCATCTCCAAGGGCACGCTGACGGGGGTGGCCCGCACGCTGGAGTCCCGGGGGCTGGTGCGGCGGACGGCCCACCCGACGGACGGGCGGCTGGTGCTGCTGGCCCTCACCGACCAGGGCGAGGAGCTGATGCGCCGGGTGTTCCCCGCCTTCAACGAGGAGGAGGCCTTCGTCACCGGGCAGCTCAGCGACACGGAGTGCCGGAGCCTCGCGGAGGGACTGCGCAGTGTCGTGCTGCAGGTCGAGGAGCACGGCGAGGAGCGCCGTCGCACGCTGCTGAACGGCGCCGAGCCCGCGCCCCGTCGCAGCGGACGGCGACCGAAGGCCTGA